The following proteins are co-located in the candidate division KSB1 bacterium genome:
- a CDS encoding TonB-dependent receptor, with protein MKRICLLTLIALALPIPLIFAGTTGKIAGTITDADNGEPLPGVNVVLEGTTMGAVTNLDGYFAILNVPPGAYTVRASYIGYTPQRVTEVVVKIDLTTELNFRLKQEVIAGEEVVVVAQRPVVVKDIAATQANLNIKEVEALPVVTVASVVGLQAGVRSLEIRGGAANQTAFMVNGITLRDERDNTPYTAISFTAIEEINIQTGGFNAEYGNIRSGLINVVTKEGRKDRYSLNILTRYSPPAQKHFGPAPNDRNSYWIRPYVDDAVCWTGTKNGAWDAFTQKQYQEFEGWNSISLKTLKDNDPTNDLTPQAAQQLFLFQHRRNLDIVDPDYDFDMSVGGPLPVVSKMLGNLRFWASYRTTQDMYVIPLSKDGYRDYNAQLKLTSEISPKMKLVVEGIRGRATGTNDNNAGLPGMFRSPESIGDQLNRVSFIDTRIFATDYWAPTAITRTSIGAKFTHLINSATFYEATLSRFASAYETRPGRPRDTSRVYLFGNSYYVDEGPFGFEPRPAFGIGSGMRSGVGMSNSRDSSEVTVYSAKIDFSSQLGRYNQIKTGVEFVYTDNNVNYASVDQFLPSGRSRSKWHTFPKRGAFYVQDKLEFEGMIANLGARLDYSHAGGEWFVYDPFSRAFTSERSLGIDTLLDKEATKRIFNLSPRLSVAFPITINSKLFFNYGHFRQLPLPENLYLIRRFTGNNQVTRLANPNNPLPKTVAYELGYEQNLADQFLIRVSGYYKDISLQSRLVTYTSRDTKVNYSVTEPNNYEDIRGFELTLNKNRGKWVQGFINYTYQVNTAGNFGFGQYYENPAEQRRYERETRSQYQEKPIPRPYGRANLYFFSPARFGPKLAGIYPLGDIRLNVLGSWRAGYHFTWAGGGSIPGIVNNVQWRDFYNVDFRFSKALKIANANLQFFVDVFNAFNLKYMEQYGFVDSKDYEAYMKSLHLPKEIGDPLGYGNIPGDDRPGDYRTGPYIPWDDNADEATKEKWRKNKSYIDMPNQTFLTFLNPRDVFFGLNVTFDIF; from the coding sequence ATGAAGAGAATTTGCCTTCTCACCCTCATCGCCCTCGCTTTGCCCATTCCACTCATTTTCGCCGGTACCACCGGAAAAATTGCCGGCACGATTACGGACGCCGACAACGGCGAACCGTTGCCGGGCGTCAACGTCGTTCTCGAAGGCACCACGATGGGCGCCGTCACCAACCTTGACGGCTATTTCGCGATTCTCAATGTTCCGCCGGGCGCCTATACGGTGCGGGCGAGTTACATTGGCTACACGCCGCAACGGGTGACTGAGGTGGTGGTGAAAATCGACCTCACCACCGAGCTTAATTTCAGATTGAAGCAGGAAGTCATCGCCGGCGAAGAAGTCGTCGTGGTGGCGCAGCGGCCGGTGGTGGTGAAAGATATTGCCGCCACCCAGGCCAACTTGAATATCAAGGAAGTTGAGGCGCTGCCGGTTGTAACGGTCGCCAGCGTGGTCGGCTTGCAAGCCGGCGTGCGCAGCCTGGAAATCCGCGGCGGCGCGGCGAACCAAACGGCGTTTATGGTGAACGGCATCACGTTGCGAGACGAACGCGACAACACACCGTACACCGCCATCAGCTTCACCGCCATTGAGGAAATCAATATCCAGACCGGCGGCTTTAACGCGGAATATGGCAACATCCGTTCCGGTTTGATCAACGTGGTGACCAAGGAAGGCAGAAAAGACCGTTACAGCCTCAACATCCTGACGCGGTACAGTCCGCCGGCGCAGAAGCATTTTGGCCCGGCGCCGAACGACCGCAATTCATATTGGATACGTCCTTATGTTGATGACGCGGTGTGTTGGACCGGCACCAAAAACGGGGCGTGGGATGCCTTCACGCAGAAACAGTATCAGGAATTCGAGGGATGGAATTCTATCTCGCTGAAGACTCTAAAAGACAATGATCCAACCAACGACCTCACCCCGCAAGCAGCGCAGCAGCTTTTTCTCTTCCAGCACCGCCGCAACCTGGATATCGTCGATCCGGATTATGATTTCGACATGAGCGTGGGCGGGCCTTTGCCTGTCGTTAGCAAGATGCTGGGGAATTTGCGCTTTTGGGCCTCTTATCGCACCACGCAGGATATGTATGTCATTCCACTCTCAAAAGATGGCTATCGTGATTACAACGCCCAACTGAAACTCACCAGCGAGATTTCTCCCAAGATGAAGTTGGTGGTGGAGGGCATTCGCGGTCGGGCTACCGGCACCAATGACAATAACGCCGGCTTGCCGGGCATGTTTCGCTCTCCCGAAAGCATCGGAGACCAGTTAAATCGGGTCAGCTTCATTGACACGAGAATTTTTGCCACCGATTATTGGGCGCCGACGGCCATTACGCGCACCAGTATTGGCGCCAAATTTACGCATCTGATAAATTCGGCGACCTTTTATGAGGCAACTTTGAGCCGTTTTGCCTCCGCCTACGAGACCCGGCCAGGGCGCCCGAGAGATACTTCTCGAGTTTACTTATTTGGCAATAGTTATTATGTTGACGAGGGGCCATTTGGCTTTGAGCCGCGCCCGGCGTTTGGCATTGGCAGCGGCATGCGCTCCGGCGTCGGCATGAGCAACTCGCGTGACAGCAGCGAAGTCACCGTCTATTCGGCGAAAATCGATTTCAGCAGCCAGCTCGGCCGCTACAATCAAATCAAAACCGGCGTCGAATTTGTTTATACGGACAACAATGTCAACTACGCCTCGGTCGATCAGTTCCTGCCCAGCGGCCGCTCGCGCTCGAAATGGCACACCTTCCCGAAACGCGGCGCTTTCTATGTCCAGGACAAGCTGGAGTTCGAGGGGATGATTGCCAACCTCGGCGCGCGCCTCGACTATTCGCACGCCGGCGGTGAATGGTTCGTTTATGATCCATTCAGCAGGGCGTTCACTTCGGAAAGGTCATTGGGAATCGACACCCTGCTGGACAAAGAAGCGACGAAGCGGATTTTTAATCTCAGCCCGCGGCTGAGTGTGGCCTTTCCGATTACGATCAATAGCAAGCTGTTCTTTAATTACGGCCACTTTCGACAATTGCCGCTGCCGGAGAATCTTTACCTCATTCGCCGATTCACCGGCAACAACCAGGTCACCCGGCTGGCTAATCCAAACAACCCCTTGCCTAAAACCGTTGCCTACGAATTGGGCTACGAGCAAAATCTTGCCGATCAGTTTCTCATTCGCGTGTCGGGATATTATAAGGACATCTCCTTGCAATCACGCCTGGTTACTTATACCAGCCGCGATACCAAAGTCAACTATTCCGTCACCGAGCCGAACAACTATGAAGACATTCGCGGGTTCGAGCTGACGTTGAACAAGAATCGTGGCAAGTGGGTGCAGGGCTTCATCAATTATACTTATCAAGTCAATACCGCCGGCAATTTCGGCTTCGGCCAATATTATGAAAATCCTGCCGAGCAGCGGCGCTATGAACGCGAGACGCGCTCACAATATCAGGAGAAACCAATACCAAGGCCATACGGGCGCGCCAATCTTTATTTCTTTTCACCTGCCAGGTTTGGGCCGAAACTCGCCGGCATTTATCCGTTGGGCGATATTCGCCTGAATGTTTTGGGTTCCTGGCGCGCCGGATACCATTTCACCTGGGCCGGTGGCGGCAGCATTCCCGGCATTGTCAATAACGTGCAGTGGCGGGATTTTTACAATGTCGATTTTCGTTTCAGCAAGGCGCTTAAAATCGCCAATGCCAACCTGCAGTTTTTCGTGGACGTCTTCAATGCCTTTAACCTCA